In a genomic window of Candidatus Acidiferrales bacterium:
- the pruA gene encoding L-glutamate gamma-semialdehyde dehydrogenase, with the protein MANAKFEIPIPPNEPIKSYLPGSPERTSLKTKLDEMQSKQIEIPLIIGGEEIKTGKTGKCILPHDHKTVIATYHQAGEKEVGMAIQAALVARKAWAALDWEERLSIFMKAAALLAGPWRDTLNAATMLGQSKNVFQAEIDSACELTDFFRFNAFYAMQIFEMQPPHSPMDVRNKLEYRPLEGFVFAVSPFNFTSIAGNLPTAPAMVGNVVLAKPASSAVYSAYHIMRLLEEAGVPPGVINFVPGSGSAVGQPAMASPHLAGIHFTGSTAVFQDMWRCVGENISGYRSYPRIVGETGGKDFIFAHKSADIEETGVAIIRGAFEYQGQKCSAASRAYVPKSMWANLKDYLVSELRTVKMGDVRDFSNFMNAVIDKNAFSSIIGYIEYAKKSNEAEIVFGGSHDDSKGYFIEPTIILAKNPHFKTMEEEIFGPVMSIYIYDDDKYEETLHICDETSPYSLTGSIFARDRYAVSTANRILVNASGNFYINDKPTGAVVGQQPFGGARASGTNDKAGSFLNMVRWLSPRTTKENFIPPKNYRYPFMSEKLN; encoded by the coding sequence ATGGCTAACGCAAAATTTGAAATCCCGATTCCACCCAATGAACCTATAAAGAGTTATCTTCCCGGTTCGCCGGAGAGGACTTCATTGAAAACAAAATTGGATGAGATGCAGAGCAAGCAGATAGAAATTCCTCTCATCATAGGCGGTGAAGAAATCAAGACGGGCAAAACCGGAAAATGTATTCTTCCTCACGACCACAAGACTGTTATCGCGACGTACCATCAGGCTGGCGAAAAGGAAGTCGGCATGGCAATTCAAGCTGCACTCGTTGCCCGCAAGGCATGGGCAGCGCTGGATTGGGAAGAACGACTTTCAATCTTCATGAAGGCGGCAGCGCTGCTTGCAGGTCCATGGCGCGACACACTCAACGCAGCAACGATGCTCGGACAAAGTAAAAATGTTTTTCAGGCTGAAATCGATTCCGCGTGCGAGCTGACGGACTTTTTCAGATTCAATGCATTTTATGCGATGCAGATCTTCGAGATGCAGCCCCCTCATTCGCCGATGGATGTCAGAAACAAGTTAGAATACCGTCCACTTGAGGGTTTTGTATTTGCAGTCTCGCCGTTCAACTTTACGTCCATCGCAGGAAATTTGCCGACGGCGCCGGCGATGGTAGGAAATGTCGTGCTCGCGAAACCTGCATCGAGCGCGGTTTATTCGGCTTACCATATTATGAGACTCCTTGAGGAGGCCGGGGTGCCGCCAGGAGTAATCAACTTTGTTCCGGGCTCCGGCAGCGCGGTCGGTCAACCAGCGATGGCTTCTCCTCATCTGGCCGGCATTCATTTCACCGGTAGCACTGCAGTGTTCCAGGATATGTGGAGATGCGTCGGAGAAAATATAAGCGGATATAGATCGTATCCTCGTATTGTCGGCGAAACCGGCGGCAAAGATTTTATTTTTGCACATAAGAGTGCGGACATCGAAGAGACTGGAGTCGCCATCATTCGCGGTGCGTTCGAATATCAGGGACAAAAATGCTCCGCTGCATCGCGTGCGTACGTACCGAAGTCAATGTGGGCAAATCTGAAAGATTATCTGGTCAGCGAACTGAGAACGGTAAAGATGGGCGACGTGCGAGACTTCAGCAATTTCATGAATGCCGTAATTGATAAGAATGCGTTCTCGTCGATCATCGGATACATCGAGTATGCGAAGAAATCAAATGAAGCCGAAATCGTTTTCGGGGGCAGCCATGATGATTCGAAAGGTTATTTCATCGAGCCGACCATTATCCTGGCGAAGAATCCACATTTCAAAACGATGGAGGAAGAAATCTTCGGACCGGTCATGTCCATTTACATTTATGACGACGATAAATATGAAGAGACCCTGCATATCTGCGATGAAACCTCGCCATACAGTCTCACCGGATCTATCTTTGCCCGCGATCGTTACGCAGTCTCGACCGCGAACCGCATTCTCGTTAACGCTTCGGGCAATTTCTATATAAATGATAAGCCGACCGGAGCTGTCGTCGGTCAACAGCCCTTTGGCGGCGCAAGGGCCAGCGGAACAAACGACAAAGCCGGAAGTTTCCTCAATATGGTACGGTGGCTTTCACCGCGAACCACCAAGGAGAATTTTATCCCTCCAAAAAATTATCGCTACCCATTTATGAGTGAAAAATTGAATTAA
- a CDS encoding proline dehydrogenase family protein, with protein MGISRNILLWASENPYLLNHVPKYRFVQKALKRFMPGENLEDAIGAARIFRSDGIPTVFTYLGESIKDLDEARQVRDHYSDLLEKIAGENLNIEVSVKLTQLGLDLSQENTFENIRSLAEKAEQLNNVVWIDMEHSNYVDMTIDLYKRVKQDYSNIGICLQSYLRRTRRDLEELLKISPYIRLVKGAYNEPKEIAFPEKSVVDSNYLELSMLLLRGIAENGVRAAFGTHDVKLLERIIDAAGKTGISKKNIEIQMLYGIRTSEQKRFASEGYNLRVLISYGKAWYKWYVRRLAERPANIGFVLKNIFTS; from the coding sequence GTGGGAATCTCGAGAAACATTTTGCTGTGGGCATCTGAAAATCCATATTTACTCAATCATGTTCCGAAATATCGATTCGTCCAAAAGGCATTGAAGCGTTTCATGCCCGGCGAAAATCTGGAGGATGCGATAGGTGCGGCAAGGATCTTCCGCAGCGATGGAATCCCAACGGTCTTTACGTATCTCGGTGAAAGCATCAAAGATTTGGATGAAGCAAGACAAGTGAGAGACCATTACAGCGATCTTCTGGAAAAGATAGCGGGCGAAAATTTAAATATCGAAGTATCGGTCAAGCTGACACAGCTCGGGTTGGACCTGTCGCAGGAAAATACCTTCGAGAACATAAGGTCGCTTGCCGAAAAGGCCGAGCAACTTAACAACGTCGTCTGGATCGACATGGAACATTCGAACTACGTTGACATGACAATTGATCTGTACAAGAGAGTAAAACAGGATTATTCAAATATCGGAATTTGTCTTCAATCTTACCTTCGCCGCACCAGACGAGACTTAGAGGAACTGTTGAAGATTTCTCCCTACATCCGATTGGTCAAAGGAGCTTACAACGAGCCGAAAGAAATTGCGTTCCCGGAAAAAAGCGTGGTGGATTCGAACTACCTTGAGCTTTCCATGCTGCTTTTGAGAGGCATCGCGGAGAACGGGGTGAGGGCTGCTTTCGGCACCCACGATGTAAAATTGCTTGAACGTATTATTGACGCCGCCGGGAAAACTGGTATATCAAAAAAGAATATCGAGATACAGATGCTGTATGGAATCAGAACAAGCGAACAAAAACGGTTTGCAAGCGAGGGATACAATTTGCGTGTCCTCATCAGCTACGGCAAAGCTTGGTACAAATGGTACGTTCGCCGTCTCGCCGAGAGACCAGCGAATATCGGATTTGTGTTGAAAAATATTTTTACGAGTTGA
- the sucC gene encoding ADP-forming succinate--CoA ligase subunit beta gives MKIHEYQSKDILKKFNVAIPKGKVAFNVDEAVRDAVEIGGALWVVKAQIHAGGRGKGGGVKLARTIDEVRTLASQMLGMTLITHQTGPGGKVVKRLLIEQGINIARELYAGIVLDRSTSKNVFMVSTEGGVEIEKVAAESPEKILKETIDPGLGLMPFQARKLAFGLGLEGEAFKNGVRFLTALYKAYEATDASLAEINPLVLSKEGFVMALDAKMNFDDNALYRHPEIVELRDLDEESPLEVEASKSHLNYIKLDGNVGCMVNGAGLAMATMDIIKLTGGEPANFLDVGGGANVETVSNGFKIILSDPNVKAILINIFGGIVRCDRVAQGVIEAAQRVSVNLPVVVRLEGTNAKEGAELLQNSGLNFAVASGLKDAAEKVAAALRN, from the coding sequence ATGAAAATCCACGAATACCAGTCGAAAGATATATTAAAAAAGTTCAACGTCGCGATTCCGAAAGGGAAAGTGGCGTTCAACGTTGACGAAGCCGTCCGGGATGCCGTCGAAATCGGAGGTGCGCTCTGGGTCGTCAAAGCACAGATACATGCCGGCGGCCGCGGCAAGGGCGGTGGAGTCAAGCTCGCAAGAACTATTGACGAAGTCAGAACGCTTGCATCTCAAATGCTCGGGATGACTCTCATCACCCACCAGACCGGTCCAGGAGGAAAGGTCGTCAAGCGGCTCTTGATCGAGCAGGGAATCAATATTGCGAGAGAGCTTTATGCAGGAATAGTTCTAGACAGGTCGACCTCGAAAAATGTTTTCATGGTCTCCACCGAAGGCGGCGTCGAAATAGAAAAAGTTGCTGCGGAATCTCCGGAAAAAATTTTGAAAGAGACGATCGATCCCGGACTTGGATTGATGCCGTTCCAGGCAAGGAAGCTTGCATTTGGCTTGGGACTCGAAGGCGAAGCGTTCAAAAATGGCGTGAGATTTCTGACTGCTTTGTACAAAGCCTATGAGGCCACCGATGCGAGCCTCGCAGAGATAAATCCTCTCGTGCTCTCCAAAGAAGGTTTCGTCATGGCGCTCGACGCAAAGATGAATTTTGACGACAACGCCCTATATCGCCATCCGGAAATCGTAGAGCTGCGCGACCTCGATGAGGAATCACCGTTGGAAGTTGAGGCGTCGAAGTCTCACTTGAATTACATCAAGCTTGACGGAAACGTCGGCTGCATGGTGAACGGCGCCGGACTCGCAATGGCGACGATGGACATCATCAAGCTTACGGGCGGTGAGCCTGCAAACTTCCTCGACGTTGGCGGCGGAGCGAATGTGGAAACAGTCTCGAACGGTTTCAAAATAATCCTCTCCGACCCGAACGTGAAAGCAATTCTGATAAATATTTTCGGCGGAATTGTGAGATGCGACCGCGTCGCTCAGGGAGTAATAGAGGCGGCGCAGAGAGTCTCCGTTAATCTTCCGGTCGTCGTACGCCTCGAAGGCACGAACGCGAAAGAAGGCGCCGAGCTCTTGCAAAATTCCGGACTTAATTTCGCTGTTGCCTCCGGTTTGAAAGACGCAGCGGAAAAAGTCGCGGCAGCACTGAGGAACTAA
- a CDS encoding dihydrodipicolinate synthase family protein, producing the protein MIRGIFPPVTTPFQGGEVAYSKLAQNIIRWNKTGLSGYVVLGSNGESVFLTREEKLKLVEAAKKNADSGKLLIAGTGSDSIRETISLSNEAGGLGADYALVLTPSFYKDQMKSATFIRYFTEVADGIKIPLIIYNVPKFTGVNIEADAVGKLAEHKNIVGLKDSSENVAHTAEIIGSVPDDFSILAGTASVLYPALAAGAAGGILALANIAPAECIEVQRLFEAGRHNEASGLQTKLIPLNKAVTSKYGVPGLKAAMDILGYFGGEPRSPLARLNEHELDDLKKTLRTAGLTD; encoded by the coding sequence ATGATAAGAGGAATATTTCCACCTGTCACGACTCCGTTCCAAGGCGGTGAAGTGGCATATAGTAAGCTGGCGCAGAATATCATAAGATGGAACAAAACCGGGTTGAGCGGCTATGTCGTTTTAGGTTCCAACGGCGAAAGCGTTTTCCTGACAAGAGAAGAGAAACTGAAACTAGTCGAAGCGGCAAAGAAGAATGCCGATTCCGGTAAATTACTGATTGCGGGAACCGGCTCCGATTCCATCAGAGAAACAATTTCATTATCTAATGAGGCTGGAGGTCTCGGGGCCGACTATGCGCTTGTTCTTACACCTTCCTTTTACAAGGATCAGATGAAAAGTGCGACATTCATCCGATACTTTACGGAAGTCGCCGATGGGATCAAAATCCCGCTGATCATATATAATGTTCCGAAGTTCACGGGCGTGAACATAGAAGCAGATGCGGTTGGAAAGCTTGCTGAGCACAAGAACATTGTCGGACTAAAAGATAGCTCCGAGAACGTTGCGCACACCGCGGAAATTATCGGAAGTGTACCTGACGATTTTTCAATCCTCGCCGGCACGGCTTCGGTCCTCTACCCGGCTCTCGCCGCGGGGGCAGCAGGCGGAATACTCGCGCTCGCAAACATAGCCCCCGCCGAATGCATTGAGGTTCAGAGATTGTTTGAAGCTGGAAGGCATAATGAGGCGTCAGGACTCCAAACAAAATTGATTCCGCTCAATAAAGCCGTGACCTCAAAATACGGAGTTCCCGGTTTGAAAGCCGCGATGGATATCCTCGGCTATTTCGGAGGCGAACCACGAAGCCCACTCGCACGACTCAACGAACACGAGCTGGATGATTTGAAGAAAACACTGAGAACGGCGGGACTTACTGATTAG
- a CDS encoding cupin domain-containing protein: protein MEHKAISLQEKFGKFSDQWAPKIIAQLNNYHIKLVRVKGDFTWHDHKDTDEVFLVIDGELRIDFRDGNVVLREGELFVVPKGVEHKPFAEKECKMLLVEPAGTVNTGDAGGDRTAPNDVWI from the coding sequence ATGGAACACAAAGCTATAAGCCTCCAAGAAAAGTTCGGCAAGTTCTCGGATCAATGGGCGCCGAAGATCATCGCTCAGTTGAATAACTACCATATCAAACTCGTGCGTGTCAAAGGAGATTTTACCTGGCATGACCACAAAGATACAGACGAGGTGTTCCTGGTCATCGACGGTGAATTGCGGATAGATTTCAGAGACGGCAACGTTGTCCTGAGGGAAGGCGAGCTGTTTGTCGTTCCGAAAGGTGTCGAGCATAAACCGTTTGCCGAAAAGGAATGCAAGATGTTGCTTGTCGAACCGGCCGGTACGGTAAATACCGGCGATGCCGGTGGAGATCGGACCGCTCCGAACGATGTCTGGATATAA
- a CDS encoding cytochrome c-type biogenesis CcmF C-terminal domain-containing protein produces MEQYITIIPLLAAVASIVYYRLSEKSQNFLRPARLFFYVNVLSIMVLYCYFIFLILSHQYQYTYVWSYSSNDLSIPLLLSASYAGQEGSFILWIFYSAVISVFVLRYSQLRVDADIAQRRGRYESIVIPIILLFEIFVLAILTLKSPFAKVWESYSDVQFGMMPQDGRGLNPLLQNFWIVIHPPILFLGFASAIIPFAFAVTGLIRKDYVNWMTYLRPWLLFNVLTLGAGIIIGGYWAYVTLGWGGFWGWDPVENSSLIPWLFSSAALHTIIVGKRTNSFIKTSFSLTIISFILVLYSTFLTRSGVLGDTSVHAFVDPGKSVYAILLVLIGVFLLLGLIPFFRNRVSIPGAGVSHNLLSREIAMFVGAASLSVLSLFALVGTSSPIITGLLQGKPTAVNSSYYVTTSLPLGLLIIALIGFAQLVWWDHSDRKVFLKNLTLPVAAATLTAIAALSLSVKDATVILIMSAAAFAFVAHFAAAVRIVRGNPKYIGGPVTHAGLALMFIGIIASTALESKTTVQLQQGKPVSVFGNEITYAHNAKVEGKDAFMVHLRNGSTEANLKPAMYYSYYSQGTMREPDIKSYFGYDLYVSPLAVDNGGAASTSTGAVKIVVLQKGKQVKLDDGTQLILVRFDMNSAGHDAMQQGGNFMVASLIDASKNGKTIEISPELNFVNGKENAVPAQAFGNMLIVMDMNVGMGGANGTASVRLAVHSVDMVQSVSLPVLTVEVSKKPLIGFLWAGTILLFVGLAISMYRRFAEGKIPRSVSGIPMRDQNLHNVAKRSETILTIEEMGSKEVEVENVEN; encoded by the coding sequence ATGGAACAGTACATAACAATTATACCGCTGCTCGCCGCAGTCGCAAGCATTGTTTATTATCGACTGTCTGAGAAATCGCAGAACTTTCTTCGACCGGCACGTTTGTTTTTCTATGTCAACGTCCTTTCGATTATGGTTCTATACTGTTATTTCATTTTCCTGATTTTGTCGCATCAGTATCAATATACTTATGTCTGGAGTTATAGTTCGAACGATCTCTCGATTCCACTTTTGCTCTCGGCGTCTTATGCCGGACAGGAGGGAAGTTTTATCCTCTGGATCTTCTATAGCGCGGTGATCAGCGTTTTCGTCCTGAGGTATTCTCAGCTAAGAGTCGATGCGGATATTGCGCAGAGAAGAGGTCGGTATGAATCGATTGTCATCCCGATTATTCTTCTCTTCGAGATTTTTGTTTTGGCAATCTTGACCCTGAAGAGTCCATTTGCGAAAGTCTGGGAATCTTATTCCGACGTTCAGTTTGGGATGATGCCGCAGGATGGCCGAGGATTGAATCCGCTTCTGCAAAATTTCTGGATAGTGATTCATCCACCGATTTTGTTTCTTGGGTTTGCATCGGCGATCATTCCGTTCGCTTTTGCGGTGACCGGATTAATCAGGAAAGATTATGTCAACTGGATGACTTACTTGCGGCCGTGGTTGCTTTTCAATGTGTTGACGCTCGGGGCCGGGATAATCATAGGCGGTTACTGGGCATACGTGACGCTCGGCTGGGGAGGATTCTGGGGATGGGACCCGGTTGAGAATTCTTCGCTGATACCATGGCTGTTTTCCTCCGCTGCTCTTCACACGATCATCGTGGGGAAGAGAACAAATAGTTTTATTAAGACAAGTTTCTCATTAACAATCATAAGTTTCATTTTGGTCCTCTACAGCACTTTCTTGACTCGCAGCGGAGTGCTTGGAGATACCTCGGTTCATGCATTCGTCGATCCGGGAAAAAGTGTTTACGCAATTCTTTTAGTTTTGATAGGTGTATTTCTGCTGCTCGGCCTGATTCCGTTCTTCAGGAACAGAGTTTCAATCCCGGGCGCGGGGGTAAGCCACAATTTGTTGTCACGAGAAATCGCAATGTTCGTAGGCGCAGCTTCCCTCTCTGTGCTGTCGCTTTTCGCCCTCGTAGGAACCTCCTCTCCCATAATCACTGGACTGCTCCAGGGAAAACCAACTGCGGTTAATTCCTCATACTACGTGACGACAAGCCTCCCGCTCGGGCTCCTTATAATTGCATTGATCGGATTTGCCCAGCTTGTCTGGTGGGACCATTCCGATAGAAAAGTTTTCCTAAAAAACCTTACTTTGCCTGTTGCCGCAGCAACACTCACGGCGATTGCGGCGCTGTCGCTTTCAGTGAAGGACGCGACTGTCATTCTCATAATGAGCGCCGCAGCATTCGCCTTCGTGGCGCACTTCGCTGCCGCGGTGAGAATAGTTCGCGGGAATCCTAAATACATCGGGGGACCTGTAACGCATGCTGGCCTAGCGCTCATGTTCATCGGCATCATCGCTTCAACCGCTCTTGAATCGAAAACGACTGTCCAGCTTCAGCAGGGAAAGCCCGTGAGCGTCTTTGGCAATGAGATAACATATGCCCATAATGCAAAAGTCGAAGGCAAGGACGCTTTCATGGTACACCTTCGGAACGGAAGCACCGAGGCGAACTTAAAGCCTGCGATGTACTACAGCTATTACAGCCAAGGGACGATGCGTGAACCGGACATAAAAAGCTATTTCGGTTATGATTTATATGTCAGTCCGTTGGCGGTTGACAATGGAGGTGCCGCTTCAACAAGTACTGGCGCCGTGAAGATCGTAGTGCTCCAAAAGGGCAAGCAGGTAAAACTTGATGATGGCACGCAGCTTATTCTCGTGCGGTTTGACATGAACTCGGCTGGCCATGACGCAATGCAGCAGGGCGGCAATTTCATGGTTGCGTCACTCATTGATGCATCAAAGAATGGAAAGACAATCGAGATCTCTCCTGAATTGAATTTTGTAAACGGGAAAGAGAATGCCGTCCCCGCACAGGCTTTTGGTAACATGCTGATCGTCATGGATATGAACGTCGGTATGGGCGGGGCTAACGGCACGGCTAGTGTGAGGCTGGCTGTTCATTCAGTTGACATGGTACAGAGTGTAAGTCTGCCTGTTTTGACCGTAGAAGTGAGCAAGAAACCTCTTATCGGTTTCTTATGGGCTGGTACGATTCTTCTCTTTGTCGGGCTTGCGATTTCGATGTACAGGCGTTTCGCCGAGGGGAAAATCCCGCGTTCGGTTTCCGGTATCCCGATGCGGGACCAAAATCTTCACAATGTTGCGAAGAGATCCGAAACTATTTTGACGATCGAAGAGATGGGTTCGAAGGAAGTTGAGGTGGAGAATGTCGAAAATTGA
- a CDS encoding alanine--glyoxylate aminotransferase family protein, with translation MKKYFFRPPNRILMGPGPSNVHPQVLEAMASPTIGHLDPSFIDLMDDIKSQLRDTFLTENDVTFPVSGPGSAGMETAVVNMVEPGMKVIVCVNGAFGARIKEMVERHGGTAIVVDAPWGTPVDPRKLENTLAQNRDAKLVAFVHAETSTGARSDVRELARISHKYDCLTIVDTVTSLGGIPVKVDEWELDVVYSGSQKCLSCPPGLSPITFNDRAIEAVKNRKTKVQSWFMDVGLILSYWSGANRTYHHTAPVNALYGLHEALGLLHKEGLDKAWERHERNSEIFRAGLEKLGLKTLVNDAASLPELIAVVVPDGVDEAAVRNHLLDNYDIEIGAGLGQLAGKIWRIGLMGYTSNEKNVGLCLKALEDALSKS, from the coding sequence ATGAAAAAGTACTTTTTCCGTCCTCCAAACAGAATTCTTATGGGACCGGGTCCCTCAAACGTGCATCCTCAGGTGCTGGAAGCTATGGCTTCACCAACGATCGGCCATCTCGATCCATCGTTTATAGATTTGATGGACGATATAAAATCACAGCTGAGAGACACTTTCCTTACTGAGAACGATGTGACATTTCCAGTCTCCGGTCCTGGTTCGGCTGGAATGGAAACTGCGGTAGTGAATATGGTCGAGCCCGGAATGAAAGTCATTGTCTGTGTTAACGGTGCGTTTGGTGCCCGCATAAAAGAAATGGTCGAACGACACGGCGGCACGGCCATTGTTGTGGATGCGCCGTGGGGAACGCCGGTCGATCCTCGAAAACTTGAAAATACCCTCGCACAAAACAGGGATGCGAAACTTGTCGCCTTTGTGCACGCCGAGACCTCCACGGGTGCTCGCTCAGACGTTAGAGAACTTGCGAGGATTTCACATAAATATGATTGCCTCACCATTGTAGACACTGTTACTTCTCTTGGTGGAATCCCCGTCAAGGTTGACGAATGGGAACTGGACGTCGTTTATTCCGGAAGCCAGAAATGTCTTTCATGCCCGCCGGGGCTTTCGCCGATCACTTTTAATGATCGTGCAATTGAGGCCGTAAAGAATCGGAAGACGAAAGTTCAAAGCTGGTTCATGGATGTCGGACTCATATTGAGTTATTGGAGCGGGGCAAACAGAACGTACCACCATACTGCTCCGGTGAATGCATTGTATGGACTTCATGAAGCGCTCGGGCTTTTACACAAAGAGGGACTGGACAAAGCCTGGGAGCGCCATGAAAGGAACTCGGAAATCTTTCGTGCCGGACTGGAAAAGCTGGGACTAAAGACGCTTGTTAACGATGCTGCAAGTCTACCGGAACTTATTGCGGTCGTTGTACCGGATGGCGTGGATGAGGCAGCTGTGAGGAACCATTTGCTTGACAATTACGATATTGAGATTGGTGCTGGGCTTGGACAGCTTGCCGGGAAGATATGGCGTATAGGCTTGATGGGATACACATCAAACGAAAAGAATGTTGGACTATGTCTCAAGGCACTCGAAGATGCTCTTTCTAAGTCTTAA
- a CDS encoding metal-dependent hydrolase, translated as MFIGHYGVALAGKKVDSRPSLGTLFLAAQFLDVLWPVFILLGWEQVEIDSVPRKFLTLHFTSYPFSHSLAAALLWSVVFGVIYYLIRKNLKVSVLLGALVFSHWFLDWIAHVPDLQLFPGSNTRVGLGLWNSTMLTIIVEGLIFITGIFLYVKSTNAKNIRGRIAFWSLAVFIALAYVMNLTSPPPPSVKALGIVGLSQWLIIAWAYWADRNTKGAKEVQTS; from the coding sequence GTGTTCATCGGACATTATGGAGTTGCTTTAGCAGGGAAAAAAGTTGATAGTCGTCCTTCGCTCGGGACGCTTTTTCTTGCGGCACAATTTCTCGACGTACTCTGGCCTGTCTTCATACTTCTCGGCTGGGAACAAGTTGAGATCGATTCCGTGCCGAGGAAATTCTTGACCCTGCACTTTACGTCGTATCCTTTTTCACACAGCCTGGCAGCAGCTTTGCTGTGGTCCGTTGTGTTCGGCGTTATCTATTACTTGATCAGGAAAAATCTCAAAGTGTCCGTCCTGCTCGGTGCACTTGTATTCAGTCATTGGTTTTTGGATTGGATAGCTCATGTACCCGATCTGCAATTATTTCCCGGAAGCAATACGAGAGTTGGATTGGGACTATGGAACTCGACCATGTTGACAATAATAGTTGAGGGATTGATATTCATAACAGGAATATTTTTATATGTTAAATCGACAAACGCGAAAAACATTCGCGGAAGGATTGCCTTCTGGAGTCTGGCGGTATTCATCGCGCTTGCATACGTTATGAATTTGACGAGCCCGCCCCCACCGTCAGTCAAGGCTCTCGGCATTGTCGGCTTGTCTCAGTGGCTGATCATCGCCTGGGCTTATTGGGCTGATAGGAACACGAAGGGCGCGAAAGAAGTACAAACCAGTTGA
- a CDS encoding single-stranded DNA-binding protein, protein MARSVNKVTLIGNLGKDPELRYAPSGSAVASFSLATSEQWKDQEGNPQERTSWHNIIVWGKLAEIAAEYLKKGHKVYVEGRVQYRDYETKDGNKRYVTEIVVNDLVMLGGQRQQGQGEEGAPGAPPAVSEEKDDLPF, encoded by the coding sequence ATGGCTCGCAGCGTAAACAAAGTTACTCTTATCGGTAACCTGGGAAAGGATCCGGAATTGCGGTATGCTCCGAGCGGATCGGCGGTAGCCTCCTTCAGCCTTGCTACCAGCGAACAATGGAAAGATCAGGAAGGGAATCCGCAGGAGAGAACATCATGGCACAACATAATCGTGTGGGGAAAGCTAGCAGAAATTGCCGCAGAATATTTGAAGAAAGGCCACAAAGTTTATGTTGAAGGCCGGGTTCAATACCGGGACTATGAAACCAAAGACGGGAACAAGCGTTATGTCACTGAGATCGTCGTTAATGATCTTGTTATGTTAGGAGGCCAGCGTCAGCAGGGTCAGGGCGAAGAAGGCGCTCCGGGTGCGCCGCCTGCTGTCTCGGAAGAAAAAGACGATCTGCCGTTCTGA
- a CDS encoding OmpW family outer membrane protein, producing MRKIFLLLTALTILGVSNAQSQTANVPSAGNKAILFNFTGLGTISLTNYVAQYGIGMKYFMSDAMALRGMLLFGYQDQITNGTPGFKDATLITTNLGLGGALEYHLPVSSKVSPYLGVGAFFMTGITTSTPSVPVGATATSNKSTSTTVGAAGLLGVEYFFNQNISLGAEYQLGLAINNNTPNPPGPEVISIGIQTFGLTLGVYF from the coding sequence ATGCGTAAAATATTTCTTCTATTAACCGCATTAACGATTTTGGGCGTTTCTAACGCACAATCTCAAACTGCCAATGTCCCCTCAGCGGGGAACAAAGCAATCCTCTTCAATTTTACCGGCCTGGGTACAATTAGCCTGACCAATTACGTTGCTCAGTACGGAATCGGCATGAAATATTTTATGTCCGACGCAATGGCGCTTCGCGGCATGCTTTTGTTCGGATACCAAGATCAGATCACCAATGGGACTCCGGGATTTAAGGACGCGACACTGATCACCACTAATTTGGGACTCGGCGGGGCCCTTGAGTACCACCTTCCCGTTTCATCTAAAGTGAGTCCTTATCTTGGCGTTGGAGCGTTCTTCATGACCGGCATCACTACATCCACTCCCTCTGTGCCCGTCGGGGCTACAGCCACCTCGAACAAATCGACCTCGACGACCGTCGGGGCGGCAGGACTCCTTGGCGTCGAATACTTTTTCAACCAAAACATAAGTCTTGGCGCAGAATATCAGCTAGGGCTCGCAATCAATAATAACACTCCGAATCCGCCAGGCCCTGAGGTTATCTCAATTGGCATCCAGACATTTGGTTTGACACTGGGAGTATATTTCTGA
- a CDS encoding DUF3276 family protein, with amino-acid sequence MGKENEKGITIPAGQRTYFIDVKEAKNGNKYLVFTESKKNTEGKFDKQRIMVFSDHFKAIYEAMKQVAPEFGINL; translated from the coding sequence ATGGGAAAGGAAAATGAGAAGGGGATAACAATCCCAGCGGGTCAAAGAACCTACTTTATCGATGTCAAGGAAGCCAAAAACGGCAATAAGTATCTTGTTTTCACCGAAAGCAAGAAGAATACCGAGGGCAAATTTGACAAGCAGAGAATAATGGTCTTCTCGGATCATTTTAAGGCGATCTACGAAGCGATGAAGCAGGTGGCACCTGAGTTCGGTATTAATTTGTGA